From one Deltaproteobacteria bacterium genomic stretch:
- a CDS encoding flavodoxin-dependent (E)-4-hydroxy-3-methylbut-2-enyl-diphosphate synthase: MIQRRESKVVRIGKVAIGGHEPIRVQSMANTDTRNIEATLEQIEGLAYGGCEIVRLAVPDMAAAKALGQIRVKTGVSLVADIHFDSRLAVAAVEAGIDGLRINPGNIGGPTKIRRVVDAAKAGNVPIRIGVNGGSLEKDVLSRYGGPTPEAMVESAMGHIRILENLNFDLIKVSLKSSSVTNTVEAYRLLAERVDYPFHIGITEAGTPARGAVKSGVGLGILLYLGLGDTLRVSLTGSPAAELPVAWGILRSLGLRHRGPEIISCPTCGRTEIDLQGLAEAVEDRLMSVQDIFTVAVMGCVVNGPGEAREADIGIAGGRDKGIIFRKGRVVQTVLGHDRLLPAFLEELEEFIRERHVIINHNEQAGS; encoded by the coding sequence ATGATTCAACGGCGTGAATCGAAAGTGGTCCGGATTGGCAAGGTGGCCATCGGAGGACACGAGCCGATCAGGGTTCAGTCCATGGCCAATACCGATACTCGAAACATTGAGGCCACGCTGGAGCAAATCGAGGGGTTGGCCTACGGTGGGTGCGAAATCGTGCGGTTGGCCGTTCCGGACATGGCCGCCGCCAAGGCCCTGGGCCAAATCAGAGTCAAAACGGGTGTTTCCCTGGTAGCGGACATTCATTTTGATTCTCGTTTAGCCGTGGCCGCTGTTGAGGCCGGTATCGACGGACTCAGGATCAATCCTGGGAACATCGGCGGACCAACTAAGATTCGACGGGTGGTGGATGCCGCCAAGGCCGGCAACGTCCCGATCCGAATTGGGGTCAATGGCGGATCACTGGAAAAGGACGTGTTGTCCCGATATGGTGGCCCGACGCCGGAGGCCATGGTTGAAAGCGCAATGGGGCATATCCGGATTCTTGAAAATCTGAATTTCGACCTGATCAAGGTCTCGCTGAAATCTTCGTCCGTGACCAATACCGTGGAGGCCTATCGACTTTTGGCCGAACGGGTGGACTACCCCTTCCACATCGGCATAACCGAGGCTGGAACTCCGGCCAGAGGTGCGGTCAAGTCCGGAGTCGGCTTGGGGATACTCCTTTACCTCGGACTGGGTGACACGTTGAGGGTGTCGCTGACCGGTTCTCCTGCTGCCGAGCTTCCGGTGGCTTGGGGAATTCTCCGATCGCTGGGGCTCAGACACCGTGGGCCGGAGATCATTTCCTGTCCGACCTGCGGACGGACTGAAATTGATCTTCAGGGTTTGGCCGAGGCTGTTGAAGATCGCCTCATGTCGGTTCAAGACATTTTCACAGTGGCTGTCATGGGATGTGTGGTCAACGGTCCAGGCGAGGCCCGCGAGGCCGACATCGGCATTGCCGGTGGACGGGACAAGGGGATCATTTTTCGCAAGGGCCGGGTTGTCCAGACGGTTCTCGGACACGATCGACTTTTACCCGCATTTCTCGAAGAGCTTGAGGAGTTCATTCGGGAACGCCATGTCATCATCAACCACAACGAACAGGCAGGCTCATAA
- a CDS encoding Hsp20/alpha crystallin family protein → MFRKFLPELQKNSLKTQRPTSMADLLEDFWKSPFDFMSFRDLGYPAVDISENDKQISIKAELPGMEPTDIDLQIEGNALIIKGEKKFEEKEIKDNFHRLERSYGSFSRTIPLPGPVNQKNVMARFDKGILTIIFEKAPEKSGTKIQIQS, encoded by the coding sequence ATGTTCAGAAAATTTTTGCCGGAATTACAGAAAAATTCCCTGAAAACACAGCGCCCGACCAGCATGGCCGACCTTTTGGAAGACTTCTGGAAGAGTCCGTTTGATTTCATGTCCTTCCGGGACCTTGGATACCCGGCCGTTGACATTTCCGAAAACGACAAGCAAATATCGATCAAGGCCGAACTGCCGGGCATGGAACCCACTGACATCGACCTTCAGATCGAGGGAAACGCTCTGATCATCAAGGGTGAAAAAAAATTCGAGGAAAAAGAAATAAAAGACAACTTCCACCGTCTGGAAAGAAGCTACGGAAGCTTTAGCCGAACCATCCCACTTCCTGGGCCAGTGAACCAAAAAAACGTCATGGCAAGATTCGACAAGGGTATTTTGACAATAATTTTTGAAAAGGCACCGGAAAAATCAGGGACGAAAATTC